CGTGGTGCCGAGTCGCCGCTGCAGCGCGGCGATGTTGGCCCGTGTCTCCACGCGCAGTTTCGCGTCCAGGTTGGACAACGGTTCGTCCATGAGGAACACGCTCGGGTCGCGCACGATGGCCCTTCCCATCGCGACGCGCTGGCGCTGCCCGCCGGACAGTTCCCGTGGCTTGCGGTCCAGGTACTCGCTCAGGTCGAGCATCTCGGCCGCTTGGGCGACCTTCTCCCGGATGGTGTCCTTCCGCTCCTTGCGGAGTCGCAGCGCGAAGCCCATGTTCTCGGCCACCGTCATGTGCGGGTAGAGGGCGTAGGACTGGAAGACCATCGCGATGTCGCGCGACTTGGGCGGGACGTGCGTGACGTCGCGCCCTCCGATGCGGATGGCGCCCTCGTCGATGTCCTCCAGGCCCGCGATCATCCGCAGCGCCGTGGACTTGCCCGAGCCCGAGGGGCCGACGAGCACCAGGAACTCGCCGTCGCCGATTTCCAGGTCGAGCCCGTCCACCGCGCGGACCGGGTTCGTTCCGGGGAAAACGCGTGAAGCGCCGATGTATGCGACCTCGGCCATGTGTGACACACCTTTCACCGAAGGATTGGTCTGGACAAATTATCCTTCGAGTGATCACGCCGCCACCCCCGAATGTCGGAGGGAATTCGTTTCTCCTGGTTCGGTCGCGGTGGCCCTTTCGGCTGCTCGACGGCGGGACGTCCGCCGCGGGGGCGAACGGTTGGCACCGCCGAACGGGTTCTCCGCCGAGGGAGAAGGGAAAACTTCGTCAAAATGGTTGTGGGATCTGGGTCATCAAAGCTTCACCCAGACTTACTGAACCGTTACGGTTCCCGCATGGTGCGGTCTACGAATTCGAGGCGACCCGCGACACTGGCGTCGCTCGCCGCGGAACTCGGCGTTTCCCGGACTACGGTATCCAACGCCTACAACCGTCCCGACCAGCTTTCCCCGGAACTGCGCAAACGCGTACTCGACACCGCCCGCAGGCTGGGCTATCCCGGCCCGGACCCGGTGGCGCGTTCGCTGCGCACCCGCAAGGCGGGGGCGGTCGGACTGCTGCTGACCGAGAATCTGTCCTACGCGTTCCGCGATCCCGCGGCGGTCGGTTTCCTCGAAGGACTCGCGTTGGCCTGTGAGGACGCCGATCACGGCCTGCTGCTGATTCCGGCCAACCCGGAGCACGAGGACGTGGCCGCCGTGCACAGCGCGGGGGTCGACGGTTTCGTGGTCTACTCCGTTCCCGACGACGATCCGCATCTGGCCGCCGTCATGGAACGCCCGGTTCCGACGGTGATCTGCGACCAGCCCAGCCTGCCCGAGATCGACCGGGTCGGCATCGACGACGGGGCGGCCATCAAGGAGCTGGCCAGGCACCTCATCGAGCTCGGCCACCGAAAGATCGGGGTCGTGTGCATGCGGTTGGCCCGGCTGCGCAACGACGGCCCCGCGTCTCCGGAACGGCAGTCCAGGGCGAACTTCCACGTGCAGCGTGCCAGGCTCACGGCGCTGTCCGAGGCCTTCGCCGAGATAGGCGTGGACTGGGAGCAGGTGCCGGTCATCGAGCGCTTCGACCACACCACGGAGTCGGGTGGTTCCGCGGCCGCCCAGCTGATGGAGCTGGACCCGGAGATCACCGCGATCATCTGCACGTCCGACATCCTGGCCCTGGGCGCGCTCTCCGAGGTCAGGAGGCAGGGCAGGCGGGTGCCGCAGGACATCACCATCACCGGCTTCGACGGGATCGACGACGCCGAGCGGGTCGGGCTGACCACCGTGCGGCAGCCCGTGCTGGAGAAGGGCAGGGCCGCGGGGAGGCTCCTGCTGGACTCCGCGGAGTCGAGCGGCAAGCCGCGCGAGGTGCTGCTGGAGACCCAACTGGTCACCGGTTCGACGGCGGGATCCCCTCGCTCGGTGGAGGAGCGCTGGTTCGGTCCGTGACGGTTCCGCCGCACCGGGCCGGGCGGGGCCGTGAAGCCTCGGGGGTGGTCGTCCCGGCCGCCCCGTTTCGCGAGCAGGGGGAAGAGGAGCCCCCGGACGGCCGGTCAGCTCCGCGGCTGGCCGAGGAGACCGCCGGTGTCCAGCAGTTTGTAGGCCCTCCGCGAGACCGCCAGCAGCTCCTCGGTGGGCAACTGGGACTCCGGAACCTCGCCGGCGGCCGTCTCGTAGGCGTCGTGCAGTTCGATCAGCGCTTTGCGCAGCCGTTCCGGGTCGCTTCGAGGCAGCTCGGTCAGTTCCCGCACCCGCGCGAGCGACCCCCGCAGTCTGGCCAGCCATGCGCCGTGCGGGGAGAGCCAGGCCACCAGGACGGCCACCGCCGCGCCGAGCAGGGTCGCCCAGAGTCTGCTGCTGGCCAGCTGCGCGGGGGTGTCCGGGGTCATGAGCCCGCTCACCAGCAACGCCACCGGCGTGGCGAACAGCAGCCCGAACGCGTAGTTGACGGTCACGGTCAGCTCGGCCCCCCACTGCAGCGCTGCCAGCAGCAGGATGAGCACCCACACGGCGGGGTGCGTGGACAGCAGCGCCAGACCGATCAGCACGCCGCCCAGGGTTCCCGCGACACGTTGCAGCATCCGGGGAACGGAACGGGAGGTGCTGGTGGCCTGCAGCACCGAGACCGCCGAGACACCGGCCCAGTAGATGTGCCCGATGTCGAGCAGGTCGGCCAGGAGGCCCGCCAGCAGCGCGGCGACGCCCACCCGCGCCGCGAACGGCCAGAGCCAGCTGCCGGAGCCCCTGCCCGGCCGCACGGCGGCCAGCAGCACCTCTCGGATCGTGTGCCACCGGGAGGGCGGCAGCGCCGGTACGGCGGCCGACTCCTGGCGGGCGTAACCGGGTGAGCCCGGCGACTCGCCCGCGCGGATCCTGGTGGCCGTCTCGCGCAGCGAGCGGACGGTCTCGCTCGCGGCGCGCCCGGAGGCCCCCAGCACCTCGCAGATCTCGGCGGTCTGGATCAGCTCACTGTGTTCCTCGGTGTCGCGTTGTCGCCGTCCCACCAGGGCGAGGCGGGCCCAGGCGGTCTCCACCGCCACCGCCGACCGGTGCCTGGCCAGCACGTCGGAGCGGTCCGAGAGGTAGGCGGCCGTGGCCTCCAGGGCGGCTGCCACCGCCCTGCGCTGCGGGCGCAGTCCGGCGAACATCGCTCCGGTGACGCAC
The nucleotide sequence above comes from Actinopolyspora erythraea. Encoded proteins:
- a CDS encoding FUSC family protein, translated to MSSTILARHLRETVHLNRHGPIVWPAMRAFLSVLTPLLVLLWLDRLDLVAGAVFGALTSVYCRSEPYRNQTRSLAAVAAGMVVAVGVGDAIALADVAPWQHRLLVVTGTAVVGALATAATTAVKLGAPGGLIFSFATGACANLAITPAEVAPHLAVCAVSGAFAWIVCVTGAMFAGLRPQRRAVAAALEATAAYLSDRSDVLARHRSAVAVETAWARLALVGRRQRDTEEHSELIQTAEICEVLGASGRAASETVRSLRETATRIRAGESPGSPGYARQESAAVPALPPSRWHTIREVLLAAVRPGRGSGSWLWPFAARVGVAALLAGLLADLLDIGHIYWAGVSAVSVLQATSTSRSVPRMLQRVAGTLGGVLIGLALLSTHPAVWVLILLLAALQWGAELTVTVNYAFGLLFATPVALLVSGLMTPDTPAQLASSRLWATLLGAAVAVLVAWLSPHGAWLARLRGSLARVRELTELPRSDPERLRKALIELHDAYETAAGEVPESQLPTEELLAVSRRAYKLLDTGGLLGQPRS
- a CDS encoding ABC transporter ATP-binding protein, translated to MAEVAYIGASRVFPGTNPVRAVDGLDLEIGDGEFLVLVGPSGSGKSTALRMIAGLEDIDEGAIRIGGRDVTHVPPKSRDIAMVFQSYALYPHMTVAENMGFALRLRKERKDTIREKVAQAAEMLDLSEYLDRKPRELSGGQRQRVAMGRAIVRDPSVFLMDEPLSNLDAKLRVETRANIAALQRRLGTTTVYVTHDQVEAMTMGHRVAVLAQGRLQQVDTPRELYERPANSFVAGFIGSPAMNLRTARLTDGGAILDGHTVPLPRETLSAASEHGLEEVTVGMRPESLRLTSPGEDGAELTVELVEELGADALVHTRPTAADSGSRLVVRTDGREPPKLGDRVSVVARDPEELHLFDPRTGSRLTAS
- a CDS encoding LacI family DNA-binding transcriptional regulator; translation: MVRSTNSRRPATLASLAAELGVSRTTVSNAYNRPDQLSPELRKRVLDTARRLGYPGPDPVARSLRTRKAGAVGLLLTENLSYAFRDPAAVGFLEGLALACEDADHGLLLIPANPEHEDVAAVHSAGVDGFVVYSVPDDDPHLAAVMERPVPTVICDQPSLPEIDRVGIDDGAAIKELARHLIELGHRKIGVVCMRLARLRNDGPASPERQSRANFHVQRARLTALSEAFAEIGVDWEQVPVIERFDHTTESGGSAAAQLMELDPEITAIICTSDILALGALSEVRRQGRRVPQDITITGFDGIDDAERVGLTTVRQPVLEKGRAAGRLLLDSAESSGKPREVLLETQLVTGSTAGSPRSVEERWFGP